Proteins encoded together in one Alteribacter keqinensis window:
- a CDS encoding phage holin family protein, producing MDFLQFIVDEALILIPVLMIIGKIIKQTPRVPDWLIPYLLLGLGIVFTTYLIGFSMQAVIQGVLVTGAAVFGHQLIKQTRRAGGRKEQ from the coding sequence ATGGATTTTCTTCAGTTTATCGTAGATGAAGCACTGATCCTGATTCCGGTTTTGATGATTATTGGAAAGATCATTAAACAAACGCCCCGGGTTCCGGACTGGCTCATCCCCTACCTGCTGCTTGGTCTGGGAATTGTATTTACAACTTATCTCATAGGCTTCTCCATGCAAGCTGTAATACAGGGAGTGCTTGTTACCGGTGCAGCTGTTTTCGGTCATCAGCTTATTAAACAGACGAGAAGGGCAGGCGGGAGAAAGGAACAATGA
- the speD gene encoding adenosylmethionine decarboxylase gives METMGRHVISELWECNIEKLNDMGFIEKLFVNAALEAGAEVREVAFHKFAPHGVSGVVIISESHLTIHSFPEHGYASIDVYTCGDRIDPNIASNYIAEHLDAKLTEAVEVPRGMGPIKVGEPRTERALSATTN, from the coding sequence ATGGAAACCATGGGACGACACGTCATTTCAGAACTTTGGGAATGCAACATCGAAAAGCTGAATGACATGGGATTTATCGAAAAATTATTTGTAAATGCAGCACTTGAAGCAGGGGCAGAAGTACGGGAAGTGGCTTTTCACAAGTTTGCGCCACACGGTGTAAGCGGAGTTGTCATTATCAGTGAATCACACCTTACCATTCACAGTTTCCCGGAGCACGGATACGCAAGTATTGACGTATATACGTGTGGAGACAGAATTGACCCGAATATTGCTTCAAATTACATTGCGGAACACCTGGATGCTAAACTAACAGAGGCAGTAGAAGTTCCCCGGGGCATGGGACCGATTAAAGTCGGCGAACCACGCACGGAAAGAGCCTTATCTGCAACGACTAACTAA
- a CDS encoding glyceraldehyde-3-phosphate dehydrogenase produces MTTIAINGFGRIGRMVFRKAVLDTKLSVVAINASYPAETLAHLIKHDTVHGPFMGDVKAFDDHLIVNGSKVKLLNNRDPLELPWKELGVDIVVEATGKFKTKETASYHLEAGAKKVVITAPGKDEDITIVYGVNEDKYDPKHHDIISNASCTTNCLAPVAKVLNEAFGIKSGMMTTVHAYTNDQKNIDNPHKDLRRARACGQSIIPTTTGAAKAIAKVLPELEGKLNGMALRVPTPNVSLVDLVVDLETDVTVEQVNNVLRNAADNELSGILGYTEDPLVSVDFNGNENSSIIDGLSTMVLNDRQVKVLAWYDNEWGYSCRVVNLIEHVGEALTAQSEVTA; encoded by the coding sequence ATGACGACAATCGCAATCAACGGTTTTGGCCGAATCGGCAGAATGGTTTTCCGTAAAGCAGTGCTGGATACTAAACTATCAGTGGTGGCAATTAATGCATCCTACCCGGCAGAAACGCTGGCTCATCTTATTAAGCATGACACGGTCCACGGACCTTTTATGGGAGATGTAAAAGCTTTTGATGATCACTTAATTGTAAACGGTTCCAAAGTAAAACTACTTAATAATAGAGATCCGCTTGAACTTCCATGGAAGGAACTCGGCGTTGACATCGTTGTTGAAGCGACAGGGAAATTCAAAACGAAGGAAACCGCTTCCTACCACCTGGAAGCAGGTGCGAAAAAAGTTGTAATCACAGCACCGGGCAAAGATGAAGATATTACAATTGTATACGGAGTAAATGAAGACAAGTATGATCCGAAGCACCATGATATTATCTCAAATGCTTCGTGTACAACGAACTGTCTGGCTCCCGTAGCAAAGGTGTTAAATGAAGCTTTCGGTATTAAATCGGGAATGATGACAACGGTACACGCGTATACAAATGACCAGAAAAACATCGATAACCCGCATAAGGACCTTCGCCGTGCACGTGCATGCGGACAGTCCATTATTCCGACTACAACCGGTGCAGCTAAAGCCATTGCAAAGGTGCTTCCTGAACTGGAAGGGAAGTTGAACGGAATGGCACTTCGTGTACCAACCCCGAACGTTTCCCTTGTTGACCTTGTGGTGGACCTTGAAACCGATGTTACAGTGGAACAGGTGAACAATGTATTGAGAAACGCTGCTGATAATGAACTGTCCGGCATTCTCGGGTACACTGAAGACCCTCTTGTAAGTGTTGACTTTAACGGAAACGAGAACTCTTCAATTATCGATGGACTGTCAACGATGGTTCTAAACGACAGACAGGTAAAAGTACTTGCCTGGTACGATAACGAATGGGGTTATTCCTGCCGCGTTGTTAACCTGATCGAGCATGTTGGCGAAGCTCTTACCGCTCAATCTGAAGTGACTGCCTAA
- the coaE gene encoding dephospho-CoA kinase (Dephospho-CoA kinase (CoaE) performs the final step in coenzyme A biosynthesis.): MIIGLTGGIASGKSTVSQMMGDWEIPVVDADVIAREVVEPGHEAYEKIVQAFGRGVLHDDGTLHRKKLGSIIFNDEEKRKKLNSIVHPAVRGEMKKQRDDLLSAGHPHVVLDIPLLIESELEYLVDRTLLVYVDAGTQLKRLMARDASSEDDARSRINSQMPLDEKKTRVDAVIDNSGTVKETRNELTGVLKSWGIG; encoded by the coding sequence ATGATTATCGGACTAACAGGCGGCATCGCCAGTGGAAAAAGCACAGTCTCCCAAATGATGGGGGACTGGGAAATCCCTGTTGTCGATGCCGATGTCATTGCCCGGGAAGTCGTAGAGCCCGGGCATGAGGCATATGAAAAAATTGTACAGGCTTTTGGCAGAGGAGTGCTTCATGATGACGGCACTCTTCACAGGAAAAAGCTAGGGTCAATTATTTTTAATGATGAAGAGAAGCGAAAGAAGCTAAACAGCATTGTTCACCCGGCTGTCCGCGGTGAGATGAAAAAACAGCGTGACGATCTCCTTTCAGCCGGTCATCCCCATGTGGTTTTAGACATTCCGTTGCTGATTGAAAGTGAACTGGAGTATCTGGTTGACCGGACCCTGCTTGTTTACGTAGATGCCGGTACACAACTGAAGAGGCTGATGGCGAGGGACGCGTCCAGTGAGGATGATGCCAGAAGCAGGATTAACTCGCAGATGCCGTTGGATGAGAAAAAAACGCGTGTGGATGCGGTGATTGATAACAGCGGGACTGTGAAAGAAACGAGAAACGAACTTACCGGAGTCCTGAAAAGCTGGGGTATAGGGTAA
- the ytaF gene encoding sporulation membrane protein YtaF, giving the protein MVELLSLLLLAFAVSLDSFGVGLTYGLRKMKLPARSLVFIALCSATSILLAMTIGTAIARVMSPGMAETIGGFILILIGAWALYQIYNPAKKDRKTKEEREYIFNFEIKKLGIVITVLRKPMVADLDNSGTITGREAFLLGLALSLDAFGAGLGAALIGFSPVMMAVSVAFMSVFCLTLGMRSGYVFADAKWMKSLSFIPGVVLIVLGIWKL; this is encoded by the coding sequence ATGGTGGAATTACTCTCCCTGCTGCTACTGGCCTTTGCCGTAAGCTTAGACAGCTTTGGTGTTGGTCTGACATATGGATTAAGAAAAATGAAGTTACCAGCCAGGTCGCTCGTATTTATTGCTTTGTGTTCGGCAACGTCAATCTTACTTGCAATGACGATCGGTACAGCCATTGCAAGGGTCATGAGCCCGGGGATGGCTGAGACAATCGGAGGCTTTATCCTGATCCTGATCGGTGCATGGGCCCTTTACCAGATTTATAACCCTGCCAAAAAGGACCGGAAAACAAAAGAAGAACGGGAGTACATCTTTAACTTTGAAATTAAGAAACTGGGTATCGTCATTACCGTACTGAGAAAGCCGATGGTAGCTGACTTGGATAACTCGGGAACAATTACCGGACGGGAAGCATTTCTCCTTGGGCTGGCTCTTTCTCTGGATGCATTTGGTGCAGGCCTCGGGGCTGCGCTGATCGGTTTTTCACCAGTCATGATGGCTGTAAGCGTAGCATTTATGAGCGTATTCTGCCTCACACTCGGTATGAGGAGCGGCTATGTTTTTGCTGATGCAAAATGGATGAAGAGCCTTTCTTTTATTCCAGGTGTTGTTCTGATTGTCCTTGGTATCTGGAAACTATAA
- the mutM gene encoding DNA-formamidopyrimidine glycosylase — MPELPEVETVKRTLEQLVTGKTIEEVVVSWPRMVKRPDDAGAFADMLKGETFQSIGRRGKFLLFHLDTWTLVSHLRMEGRYGLFQTDEEVDKHTHVRFRFKDGEELRYRDVRKFGTMHLFERGEELQNLPLSHLGVEPFTDAFTPVHLREKLLRTTRFIKSALLDQTVLAGLGNIYVDEALFLAGIHPERKANTITEEEAVKLHGAIYKTLKEAVEQGGSSIKSYVNGQGEMGMFQQSLFVYGKTGQTCKKCGTEVERSVVGGRGTHTCPVCQPS; from the coding sequence ATGCCTGAATTACCGGAAGTAGAGACTGTCAAGCGGACTCTTGAGCAGCTTGTTACAGGAAAGACAATTGAAGAAGTGGTTGTTTCCTGGCCCCGGATGGTAAAGCGTCCGGATGATGCGGGGGCTTTTGCTGATATGTTGAAAGGGGAAACGTTCCAAAGCATCGGACGACGGGGAAAATTCCTTCTTTTTCACCTCGATACATGGACACTCGTATCCCACCTCAGAATGGAAGGACGCTACGGACTTTTCCAAACTGATGAGGAAGTGGATAAGCACACCCATGTGCGGTTCAGGTTTAAGGACGGGGAAGAACTCAGATATCGTGACGTTCGGAAGTTCGGAACGATGCATCTGTTCGAGAGAGGAGAAGAACTTCAAAATCTGCCTCTGTCACATCTGGGAGTAGAACCGTTTACGGATGCTTTTACACCGGTACATTTGAGAGAAAAGCTTCTCCGCACCACAAGGTTTATTAAATCGGCGCTTCTGGACCAGACAGTGCTCGCGGGTCTTGGGAATATCTATGTGGACGAAGCTCTCTTTCTTGCAGGTATCCACCCTGAACGAAAAGCAAATACAATCACAGAAGAAGAAGCAGTAAAGCTTCACGGAGCTATTTACAAAACCCTTAAAGAAGCTGTGGAGCAGGGCGGATCATCCATCAAATCCTATGTAAACGGACAAGGTGAAATGGGGATGTTTCAGCAATCATTATTTGTCTACGGAAAGACCGGTCAAACCTGCAAAAAATGCGGTACAGAAGTGGAACGGTCAGTTGTAGGAGGGCGCGGCACTCATACATGCCCTGTCTGCCAGCCATCGTAG